Proteins encoded together in one Sphingomonas radiodurans window:
- a CDS encoding winged helix-turn-helix transcriptional regulator, whose amino-acid sequence MTKKGSERIKRWYDDACGTALAMELVGERWSMLIVRELMFGPRRFGELKAGLGGISANVLTQRLDGLEAAHILKRVKLPPPASVQVYELTPWGYEAEGAIKALGAWAARSPDHDPTLPLSAASMMLSLRTMLDIDRARVTPPMSIGFAFGAESFVARLADGDLPIVRGTGASDVHFTTSPRIMANLIYGKWPIGEAEAAGELVLRGDHALAASFIDLFHLPAKAEVE is encoded by the coding sequence TGACCAAAAAGGGCTCGGAACGGATAAAGCGCTGGTACGACGACGCGTGCGGCACCGCGCTGGCGATGGAACTGGTCGGCGAGCGCTGGTCGATGCTGATCGTGCGCGAGCTGATGTTCGGGCCGCGCCGCTTCGGCGAGCTCAAGGCGGGGCTGGGCGGGATCAGCGCCAATGTTCTAACGCAGCGGCTCGACGGGCTGGAAGCCGCGCACATCCTCAAACGCGTGAAGCTGCCGCCGCCAGCCAGCGTCCAGGTCTACGAACTCACCCCCTGGGGCTATGAGGCGGAAGGCGCGATCAAGGCGCTCGGTGCATGGGCGGCGCGCTCGCCCGACCACGATCCGACACTACCGCTGTCGGCAGCGTCGATGATGCTGTCGCTGCGCACGATGCTCGATATCGATCGGGCAAGAGTGACACCGCCGATGTCGATCGGCTTTGCATTCGGCGCCGAATCGTTCGTGGCACGGTTGGCCGATGGTGACCTGCCGATCGTCCGCGGCACCGGCGCGAGCGATGTCCATTTCACCACCAGCCCGCGGATCATGGCGAACCTGATCTATGGCAAATGGCCGATCGGAGAGGCGGAGGCGGCGGGCGAACTCGTGTTGAGAGGCGATCACGCCTTGGCTGCGTCTTTCATTGATCTCTTCCACCTTCCGGCCAAGGCAGAGGTTGAATAA